Within Anopheles nili chromosome 3, idAnoNiliSN_F5_01, whole genome shotgun sequence, the genomic segment gggaaaagcgcAATCCAAGCAAGCCGGGAAGTTAATGGCAGTAACACAAGGTAGCGCTCTACTGTTAGCGGTAGCTGGCGGCTTTTCTTTGAGTACTCACCTTTCGAGCGATAGTGCACCCCTCGTGCTTACAATGAAAGAGAAGGGTGCGTTTGACAAGTAAGTCACGCGGCCCATATCGACGCGCCCGTGATTTACATCTCCCCGACGGGTGCGTCTTCTTGGTATGTGCAAGCGTGCCCACGCTCCGTTTCAAGACTTGCGGTTCAAATTGCGGATCGTGCTGGTGACAGTTTCGCGACGACGGTGAACACGTACGGGTGGCGATGAATCGGCTGAAATAGGTCCTCCGTGGAACGCGCGTTTTTGGTGTCCCCTGTCATGTTGTTGGAGGTGGCGCCAACTTGGATTGGCCAGAAAAATTTCAAACGCAGGACATAATAACATCGCCTGCAGGACTTTTACTCGTGGACGAGGTAAAACACACGCTGAAAACACGAtcggaaaatgttcaacgagAGAAAGCTCACTGGCACGGGCCACGGCTTCGTGAAGGCGTACAGCAACAACTGGTTATCGCAGCTTGGTGCCGTCTACAGGTGCGTTAATGTTCTATTTGATCGTGATTTTAAAGCTAAATTTTCGTTTAACTCATAGTGTGGTGTCATTCAAGCGCGTTTTTATGAGATATCTTCAAATGAGactgttcgtttttcctttgatACTATTTCTCAACTCGTTTATCGTTCTTTGTGCATCGGTGCAGTCATGGCATCACGGTACGGTGCGTTTTCGAAAGCTGATCGTTAAGCATCATCCCAAATAGCGTGCACCGCAACGAGCGACCTTCATGTGCAACGAGTAGCTGCGCGAAAGCGCTgatggcggaaaaacaacccctctCATTAACACGCCACCTTTCGGCCTTCTTCATTTCTCGCCGTAGGTACGAATCACCGAAGGATGTGTTGCGAAAACCGAATCACCAACACAGGAAGATCGCCCTCTACAGTATCCTGGCGATGGCGTTCGTCGCCTTTTTCACGCTGTTCATGATCGTGCACGAGGCAGACCGTCGATCACGCCAACTGGTGATCGAATCGAGTTTTGGCAACGAAACAGCCATCGAACCGAGTGCCGGTGGGTACAACACCGTCCTTACGACGCCACTTTCCGCTGGAAATCCTGCGAACGGATCCGGTGAAGCAGATGATCCGCACCGATCCGACCCAATTCCGGTGAATCGTCCCCGGCGACTTCGATTTTACGACGGCGATGAGCAACGTGAAGCCGTTACCGTCGGTCAGGATCGGTTGGTGTTGCTTCCAGCTCGCTTCCTGAGACCACCTTCATCGGCTGTAGCTCCTCAGTGGGCTTCCGGTGAGGATGAGATTGCCTCGGCCCAACGCCGGGATGCTTTTGTCTCCGAGCCGAAACCTTTCCAGCTGCAAACGCTTCCATCGCACGGATTACCGAACGTCGTGCCGGTTGGATTCCGTCCAATGCCCCGAGGAAACCGATCCGCTAAAGCGCTTTCCACCGCCGATTGGTCGTCGGCTAACGTGCAGGAGCTCATCCGGCAGCTCACGATGGCCAAACGcacgcaacagcagcaggaacaacagcagcagctgtacTACAGTTACCCGTATCTAGCGTCACCACAACCGGCCGAATTTGGACATCCGGTTCACCCGAACCACCGCATCAAGTTCAGCGGCATTTATCGGCATCCGCGGAAGAACGGTGACATCACGACGTTGTTCGGTGCAGCCTCACAACGTCCACGTGAGGTCCGGCTGCAGGCACCCCAGCTCATTAACCAACAGCTGCAACCGGACCGGTTGTACAACTTCAAACCACAGAATCCGAGCGAGGTAAATCTGTTGGCCACGGAGCAGTTCCGATTCGCACCGCAAGCAGACGACGAGATGCCGGAAGGTTGGCCTGTCCAGGGGATGCCCTTCTCCGTGATGCTCAACCTGGAACCAATGCCCATGGGTGGTGGAGTTCCATCGAAGGGTACGCACCAACAGAACCAACGGAACCGGCAACGTCCTCGGTTCCCGTATCGCACGATCCCGCCCTACCGCGGACAGTGGACGGGAGAGCAGTCCTTCGCGCAGTTGACCCCGTATCAGCAACGTTTGGCCGCACGGGCACCATACCGACCAGGAATCGGATTCGGGCAGGCGGGAAGCGACGAGTACGAGGGTGAAAACTACTACCGCAAGGAAGGCCGGGTGTACCCGCAGCCGGTTCGAGTGCCCGCGTACTCTGCGCCCTTCATTGGATCCGGCTTTCAACCGGGCCGGTTGATGGTGCACTTCAACATCTACCCACGGCCAACGCTTTCGCTGGTGGCTGGACGAAAATCTGGCACGACCGAAACTACGGAACCAGCGACCATtacaacgacgacaacgaccaCTTTGGCACCGAGTGGATCGGGCGAATCGATCGAACTGAACGTGGGCGAGTTGTCGGGGAAGGATCAACCGGCGAGCATTCTGCGGCCACCCGAATCCGTAACCCCCACGGTAGAGGTGCTCAAATCGATCGAGATTCCAACGCGCATTAACTTCGATCACGTGCCGCTCGGACGCAATCCGCCACCACCGGTACCGTCGTTCAGCAGGTGGACGAGTGACGAACGCACCGGGAGACTGTGGAACGTCGGACTATCGTGAAAGGATACCGAGCGCTGGTTGCTAAGGATACCGGGATCGGGATCAGGAAGGCGAGAGATGTTCGAACAGTAGGCTGGGAGTATGTGCATTAACCGTTTTTGTAACGAGCTGTTTGTTGCGTGGAACATAATAATGAGTGCCTAGCGCACGTTACATGTTTATGAGTAGGATAATTCTTTAGTGACacaagaaacagaagaaaccATTATTGTAGAAGTTGTTAGGAAAAGTCGCTCTTTAACATAAGCTTACTGCTTTCATGCGAACGACCCAGGAAACTTTGCTGCACCTCTAAGTTCGTTACACTGCTTAATGctttactttttatttatatccAAACGTTCAGGTTATTGGATGAGCGAAAAGCAATTAGCGAAAGGTTATAAAATGCATGCAATAGCTGTTTTTCATTGGAAAACATCTCATGTTGCGTATTCCTTAAAATATGTATTAAAAGTTTCCCCAGCATATGATACATAGATTCGTAATAATTTACTTTGTTGAATAATAAATACATTtgttaaaacacaaaaattgtTTATGATAAGAAATTGATGACATAAAAATTCGAAAGAAACGATAATAGCCCCTTCACAGTCCCTCAGTTTTGATAAAAGGGTCAACAAATTGTCAGTGTTTGGTAGgtatttccttccatcaaaaaATTTAAGTAgtttataaaaattttacgatttaaacataaaagaaaaaaatcacaacacatttcatggagaatctatgcatgcttataaataatgaaaaaataatcaatgcacgtttgcatgcaacaattgcacaaaaatcaagcccctcgtggcgcacgctgctaatcgggaAGATTTCGAgaacggattttgaacgccaaaatcgccaaagtTGAAATCGCGAGTAACAGGAactcatgcgtcgaagaggttacaAGCACCAGCTGTTatccaaatgttatcggtacatatcgtcgatctttctggcgcacgataatcagcatcccatctcgtttgcgttcgtttgctatcgatcggattattctacgcacactgcaggatcttattgagtgtcgtatcttgccggtcataattcggtcgcagtattttgccgatcataataaattgtgtggcaacgtacataaaaagctttttcgatacaaaacaaagcaacaaactgtgtgcgataaatttatgttatttaaaccaccgTTCTCCacatcattgagcatctttttatcacaaaactatatgaaaatagctggattatcaaacacggtgtccagctagcacgcatcactccatagtgcagccAATGGTCATCTCCTACGCTCgtcagataaaaaatatagtagcttgtccttgttgcgctcacgtgctgcttccgttatccgaaatagtaatcttcaAGCCCATGCCGCACGATTTtatatcagcagtgccaaatgtggcgtcgttgcgcgtgtttcttacgcacgtggatttcagattacgtggcgcacaCTGCTTGCTTGCTAATCGGGAAGATTTCGAgaacggattttgaacgccaaaatcggcaAGGTTGAAATCGCGAGTAACAGGaaatcatgcgtcgaagaggttacaAGCACCAGCTGTTatccaaatgttatcggtacatattgccgatctttctggcacatgacaatcagcatcccatctcgttttctctcatttgctatcgatcggattattctacgcacactgtaggatcttattgagtgtcgtatcttgccggtcataattcggtcgcagtattttgccgatcataataaattgtgtggcaacgtacataaaaagctttttcgatacaaaacaaagcaacaaactgtgtgcgataaatttatgttatttaaaccaccgttctccatatcattgagctttttttttatcacaaaactatatgaaaatagcgggttgatcaaacacgACGTctaactagcacgcatcactccatagtgcaagcaatgatCACCGTTTGttactttgttttgtatcagaAACGTATTTAATATATGCAggcagacaatttattatgaccggcaaaatactgcgaccgaattatgaccggcaagatacgacactcaatatgatcctacagtgtgcgtagaataatccgatcgatagcaaatgagagaaaacgagatgggatgctgattgtcatgtgccagaaagatcgacgatatgtaccgataacatttggatAACAGCTGGTGCTtgtaacctcttcgacgcatgatttCCTGTTACTCGCGATTTCAACCTtgccgattttggcgttcaaaatccgttcTCGAAATCTTCCCGATTAGCAAGCAAGCAGtgtgcgccacgtaatctgaaatccacgtgcgtaagaaacacgcgcaacgacgccacatttggcactgctgatataAAATCGTGCGGCATGGGCTtgaagattactatttcggataacggaagcagcacgtgagcgcaacaaggacaagctactatattttttatctgacGAGCGTAGGAGATGACCATTggctgcactatggagtgatgcgtgctagctggacaccgtgtttgataatccagctattttcatatagttttgtgataaaaagatgctcaatgatgtGGAGAAcggtggtttaaataacataaatttatcgcacacagtttgttgctttgttttgtatcgaaaaagctttttatgtacgttgccacacaatttattatgatcggcaaaatactgcgaccgaattatgaccggcaagatacgacactcaataagatcctgcagtgtgcgtagaataatccgatcgatagcaaacgaacgcaaacgagatgggatgctgattatcgtgcgccagaaagatcgacgatatgtaccgataacatttggatAACAGCTGGTGCTtgtaacctcttcgacgcatgagtTCCTGTTACTCGCGATTTCAactttggcgattttggcgttcaaaatccgttcTCGAAATCTTCCCGATTAGCAAGCAAGCAGtgtgcgccacgtaatctgaaatccacGTGTGTAAGAAACACGCGCGACGACGCCACATTTGGCActgttgataaaaaacgtgcggcATGGGCTTGacgattactatttcggataacggaagcagcacgtgagcgca encodes:
- the LOC128725038 gene encoding uncharacterized protein LOC128725038 — protein: MFNERKLTGTGHGFVKAYSNNWLSQLGAVYRYESPKDVLRKPNHQHRKIALYSILAMAFVAFFTLFMIVHEADRRSRQLVIESSFGNETAIEPSAGGYNTVLTTPLSAGNPANGSGEADDPHRSDPIPVNRPRRLRFYDGDEQREAVTVGQDRLVLLPARFLRPPSSAVAPQWASGEDEIASAQRRDAFVSEPKPFQLQTLPSHGLPNVVPVGFRPMPRGNRSAKALSTADWSSANVQELIRQLTMAKRTQQQQEQQQQLYYSYPYLASPQPAEFGHPVHPNHRIKFSGIYRHPRKNGDITTLFGAASQRPREVRLQAPQLINQQLQPDRLYNFKPQNPSEVNLLATEQFRFAPQADDEMPEGWPVQGMPFSVMLNLEPMPMGGGVPSKGTHQQNQRNRQRPRFPYRTIPPYRGQWTGEQSFAQLTPYQQRLAARAPYRPGIGFGQAGSDEYEGENYYRKEGRVYPQPVRVPAYSAPFIGSGFQPGRLMVHFNIYPRPTLSLVAGRKSGTTETTEPATITTTTTTTLAPSGSGESIELNVGELSGKDQPASILRPPESVTPTVEVLKSIEIPTRINFDHVPLGRNPPPPVPSFSRWTSDERTGRLWNVGLS